One window from the genome of Rhodococcus sp. ABRD24 encodes:
- a CDS encoding cellulase family glycosylhydrolase, with protein MRRIRLVSLIMSGSLVLGGGVAAAQSSLPTSGSGSGGGAALTPAYLKDEDGRSLILRGFNTASSSKSAPDGMPKFTEADLEREYAAMGTNFVRFLISWRSVEPAPGQYDQAYLDRVEERVGWYAERGYKVMLDMHQDVYSGAAIPGGDTGNGAGPIGNGAPAWATYTDGLSVEPQDRWELYYIQPGVMRAFDNFWNTTGKHPELAEHYANAWRAVAERFADNDAVVAYDLMNEPWGGSMIGSPFEAGPLAALYQRTTNAIRQVDQDSWVCVAPQAIGVNQGLPSGLTKIDDPRAGEQRIAYCPHLYPLPLDIGGGHEGIARTLTDVTIDAWRANTTHTAKVLGDVPIILGEFGLDTTLPGAQDYLERVYGTARELGAGVSYWSSDPGPWGPYLPDGTQTLLVDTLNKAYPRAVAGTPTEWSSTADRLQLTLRPDPAVTAPTEIYLPKSGFPGGVHVEGADVVSWDRENRLLTVRTPIDTDSVTVTVTPTP; from the coding sequence GTGCGTCGCATCCGGCTCGTATCGCTGATCATGTCCGGCTCGCTCGTTCTCGGTGGCGGCGTGGCCGCCGCCCAAAGCAGTTTGCCCACGTCGGGGAGTGGCAGTGGCGGTGGCGCCGCACTGACGCCGGCCTACCTGAAGGATGAGGACGGTCGCTCCCTGATCCTGCGCGGGTTCAACACCGCATCGAGTTCGAAGAGCGCGCCGGACGGCATGCCGAAGTTCACCGAGGCGGACCTCGAACGCGAATATGCCGCCATGGGAACGAACTTCGTGCGGTTCCTGATCTCGTGGCGTTCGGTGGAGCCCGCTCCGGGGCAGTACGACCAGGCATATCTGGACCGGGTCGAGGAACGGGTCGGCTGGTACGCCGAGCGCGGCTACAAGGTGATGCTCGACATGCACCAGGACGTGTACTCCGGTGCGGCCATTCCCGGCGGCGATACCGGCAACGGAGCAGGGCCGATCGGCAACGGTGCGCCGGCGTGGGCAACGTACACCGATGGTCTCTCGGTCGAGCCCCAGGACCGGTGGGAGCTGTACTACATTCAGCCGGGCGTGATGCGGGCGTTCGACAACTTCTGGAACACCACCGGCAAGCACCCCGAACTCGCCGAGCACTACGCGAACGCCTGGCGGGCGGTTGCCGAGCGTTTCGCCGACAACGACGCCGTCGTAGCCTACGACCTGATGAACGAGCCCTGGGGAGGCTCCATGATCGGGTCGCCGTTCGAGGCCGGTCCCCTCGCCGCGCTGTATCAGCGGACCACCAACGCCATTCGGCAGGTCGACCAGGACAGCTGGGTTTGCGTGGCACCGCAGGCAATCGGCGTCAACCAGGGCCTGCCCAGCGGACTCACCAAGATCGACGATCCCCGCGCCGGTGAGCAGCGCATCGCCTACTGCCCGCACCTGTACCCGCTCCCGCTCGATATCGGTGGAGGACATGAGGGGATTGCACGGACGCTCACCGACGTGACCATCGACGCCTGGCGCGCCAACACCACCCACACCGCCAAGGTGCTCGGCGACGTGCCCATCATCCTCGGCGAATTCGGACTGGACACCACGCTGCCCGGCGCCCAGGACTACCTCGAACGCGTCTACGGGACCGCGCGAGAACTGGGGGCAGGAGTGTCGTACTGGTCCAGCGATCCTGGCCCCTGGGGCCCGTACCTGCCCGACGGAACGCAGACACTTCTCGTCGACACCCTGAACAAGGCGTACCCCCGCGCGGTGGCCGGCACGCCCACCGAATGGTCATCGACGGCCGACCGCCTGCAGTTGACGCTGCGCCCCGACCCGGCAGTCACCGCCCCCACCGAGATCTACCTGCCCAAGAGCGGCTTCCCCGGCGGTGTCCACGTCGAGGGTGCTGACGTGGTGAGCTGGGATAGGGAGAATCGGCTGCTCACAGTGCGGACTCCGATCGACACCGACAGTGTGACCGTCACGGTGACTCCGACGCCCTGA
- a CDS encoding Ig-like domain-containing protein, which yields MSKVLRRGTSIAAVSALAGGLLMVAGSATAATGSVTNSTSFTAACHVRELDNVASPITFNETIGSGVTVTAPETVEPGETFTYRIQPNEMKAHKGGHASRNVVHWARIKFDFDIPAGTELIGSQLVQGSSYGLGSDSATPTVTRIDDDGNPSASGTHLRISGQNQTTGNGPSSAGRSSGGIIVGANTAFRLPAVDVTVKAGAAGTEIKPMLRVNEPGSAKYDDYKNALTFVQREKDFTGMEYWERYNCSPRDNRSSGLNAGGQALATTYVTQPTTTTVEMPSTIQASTPTELVATVAPAPVIGNVQFRIDGSDYGAPVAPGPDGKARMPYTFFTAGTFRISAAFQGVNGFQSSNSTEATVTVTPAPVVKQTDTVVTVPAEAKTGASVTLRAKVSPTPTGGTLQFKDGSVDIGSPVAVGADGEATLEHIFTSAGVRHVSAQYSGATGFMASIAPARQVTVSDPAPSDVTTSTSLTVPAKPTKNAAVELSATVAPNPGGGSVQFYDGAQPIGEPVLVGPDGVARMQHTFTTTGEHRITAEFAGRTGFTQSESAESIVTVAEGSGGGSTGGGTGSLGSLSGFGS from the coding sequence ATGAGTAAAGTTTTGCGTCGCGGCACCTCGATCGCGGCCGTGTCTGCCCTCGCGGGCGGTTTGCTGATGGTGGCCGGTAGCGCCACTGCCGCAACCGGATCGGTCACCAACTCAACGTCGTTCACTGCGGCCTGCCATGTGCGGGAGCTCGATAACGTTGCAAGTCCGATCACCTTCAACGAAACGATCGGATCCGGGGTCACCGTGACCGCGCCCGAGACCGTCGAGCCCGGTGAAACCTTCACCTATCGCATCCAGCCCAACGAGATGAAGGCGCACAAGGGCGGCCATGCCAGCCGCAATGTCGTGCACTGGGCCCGTATCAAGTTCGACTTCGACATTCCTGCCGGGACGGAACTCATAGGCTCGCAACTGGTTCAGGGCTCCTCTTACGGGCTCGGCTCCGACAGCGCCACCCCGACCGTGACCCGAATCGATGACGATGGCAACCCGTCGGCGAGTGGAACCCATCTGCGGATATCGGGCCAGAACCAGACCACCGGAAACGGCCCCAGCTCCGCGGGTCGCTCGAGCGGCGGAATCATTGTCGGGGCGAACACGGCATTCCGGCTCCCCGCGGTCGACGTCACGGTCAAGGCCGGCGCGGCCGGCACCGAGATCAAGCCCATGCTGCGGGTCAACGAACCGGGCTCGGCGAAGTACGACGATTACAAGAATGCTCTGACGTTCGTGCAGAGAGAGAAAGACTTCACCGGCATGGAGTACTGGGAGCGCTACAACTGCTCTCCGCGCGACAACAGGTCCTCCGGACTCAACGCCGGCGGTCAGGCACTGGCCACCACCTACGTCACCCAGCCGACCACCACCACCGTCGAGATGCCGTCGACCATCCAGGCAAGCACGCCGACCGAGCTGGTCGCGACTGTCGCACCGGCTCCGGTGATCGGCAATGTGCAGTTCCGCATCGACGGTAGCGATTATGGTGCGCCGGTGGCTCCGGGACCCGACGGCAAGGCGCGCATGCCGTACACATTCTTCACCGCCGGCACTTTCCGAATCTCGGCGGCATTCCAGGGCGTCAACGGATTCCAGAGCTCGAACTCCACCGAAGCCACGGTGACGGTGACGCCGGCGCCCGTGGTCAAGCAGACCGACACCGTCGTCACGGTTCCGGCGGAGGCGAAGACCGGGGCCTCGGTGACGTTGCGGGCCAAGGTGTCACCGACCCCGACCGGTGGGACTCTGCAGTTCAAGGATGGTTCCGTCGACATCGGTAGCCCCGTGGCGGTGGGCGCTGACGGTGAGGCCACGCTCGAACACATCTTCACCTCGGCAGGCGTGCGCCACGTGAGCGCTCAGTACTCCGGAGCGACGGGATTCATGGCGTCGATAGCACCGGCGCGGCAGGTGACGGTTTCCGACCCGGCACCGTCCGACGTGACGACCTCGACTTCCCTCACGGTCCCGGCGAAGCCGACGAAGAACGCTGCGGTGGAACTGTCCGCGACGGTCGCGCCGAACCCCGGCGGCGGTTCGGTCCAGTTCTATGACGGCGCTCAGCCGATCGGCGAGCCCGTCCTGGTCGGTCCGGACGGAGTGGCCCGGATGCAGCACACGTTCACCACGACCGGCGAGCATCGGATCACCGCTGAGTTCGCTGGGCGTACCGGGTTCACGCAGTCGGAGTCGGCCGAATCCATCGTGACCGTCGCGGAGGGTTCCGGAGGCGGAAGTACCGGCGGTGGGACGGGCAGCCTCGGTAGCCTCAGCGGCTTCGGCTCCTGA
- a CDS encoding Ig-like domain-containing protein, translating into MMSSSVRRSVAAAASMAGCVALVAGGGGVASAAAVDLPFTASCHGWQYPGPITHNETRDSGVSVSAPAVVPPNSSFTYRIQPKPMTVPSDGYDLRKVVNWTRLKFDFDIPVGTTFSGAEIVPGTSSNLGGVAPTVTRINDNGSPDPAGRHLRVSGNNITAGNGPNTDDNSGGGIEVGGGQTFQLPAVDVTVTSGAPGTQIKPMLRVSDTNSGSYDSANNYLTFLQQETLLGGVKYWLTTNCSPRDSRSAGLNAGGQPLTVINVDSSLAQTQTRIDAPGTAVVGDSVELKATVTPWPSGGMVQFRDGGADLGAPVPVVNGVATANRTMSTVGDHDITAYYTGTAGFTESISGSVTISVTEKEAGGSGGSLAGIGFGS; encoded by the coding sequence ATGATGTCGTCATCGGTACGCCGGAGTGTGGCAGCTGCCGCGTCCATGGCCGGCTGCGTTGCCCTCGTGGCGGGGGGAGGGGGCGTGGCGTCGGCCGCGGCCGTGGATCTTCCGTTCACGGCGTCGTGTCATGGATGGCAGTACCCGGGGCCGATCACACACAACGAGACGCGGGATTCCGGTGTTTCCGTCAGTGCCCCAGCCGTGGTCCCGCCGAACTCGTCGTTCACGTACCGCATCCAGCCGAAACCGATGACCGTGCCGAGCGACGGATATGACCTTCGCAAGGTGGTGAACTGGACCCGGCTGAAGTTCGACTTCGATATCCCGGTGGGTACGACATTCTCCGGCGCGGAGATCGTGCCCGGTACGAGCTCGAATCTCGGCGGCGTCGCCCCGACGGTCACCCGGATCAACGACAACGGCTCCCCCGATCCGGCCGGTAGGCATCTGCGCGTCTCGGGCAACAACATCACCGCCGGAAACGGCCCCAACACCGACGACAACAGCGGCGGCGGCATCGAGGTCGGCGGCGGCCAGACGTTCCAACTGCCCGCAGTGGACGTCACGGTCACCTCCGGTGCGCCGGGTACTCAGATCAAGCCGATGCTGCGTGTGTCCGATACCAATTCGGGTTCCTACGACAGCGCCAACAACTACCTGACCTTCCTGCAGCAGGAGACCCTGCTGGGCGGCGTGAAGTACTGGCTGACGACCAATTGTTCGCCGCGTGACAGTCGCTCGGCCGGGCTCAACGCAGGCGGCCAGCCGTTGACCGTCATCAATGTCGACTCGAGCCTGGCGCAGACGCAGACCCGAATCGACGCACCGGGAACGGCCGTCGTCGGTGACTCGGTGGAGCTGAAAGCCACCGTCACGCCGTGGCCTTCGGGTGGCATGGTCCAGTTCCGAGACGGCGGTGCCGATCTGGGTGCACCGGTGCCGGTAGTCAACGGTGTGGCCACCGCGAATCGCACGATGAGCACGGTCGGCGACCATGACATCACCGCGTACTACACGGGAACCGCAGGGTTCACGGAGTCGATCTCGGGTTCGGTGACGATCAGCGTGACCGAGAAGGAGGCCGGCGGCAGTGGCGGCAGTCTGGCCGGCATCGGTTTCGGTTCCTGA